TCCGGTTCAAGAGTGAAACCACTCATTGAACTAGTTGTCTTATGGTGAGATTATCTTAGGTAGGAACAATAGTGGgcttccacgtgacaggtggggttttgagttctaacaggagtttccgggGTGACAACAGAGATTCGCAAGACTAGggtaccttgtcttaggatAACTTTGTTACTgtgaatgtctttgagagagaatttgagttttaatgttccttttgattttctagatggtaagggattacgtctaggaattccaactgatagattcacctaggctagggatagttaggtggatagctctcgACATCGTAACTGAAATGAACCTTTACATAAGTGTTTGTGTTCAAAGCAATCAAAGGATTATGTGAATGCATTTTTGAATACGTGTTCTTCTTTGTTATCTCTGTAAACCTTCTTTTACCGTTTTCCTTATattgaaaatcacaaaaacaatttatcaaacatcttCTTATCCGCTTGAATCGATAtttaactggtggaactgatattcacacaatccctgaggacgataaacccgtatctgctttgctatgattgaatcataagggTTTAGTTCCAAAGCAGTACTAacaaggaaaaaacctttatcaaatttggcgagtttaagaagaatatCGAGAGataaatcttcatcttcttcccttaaTCTTCAGTCTTCTTTCTTGACTCTTCTTCACCTTCAAAAAATCTCAAAGAACATAAATCATCCAAACTTAAAACCAAACTCAATCCCACCCCTAAAAATAACCTAGAAATGTGTTTCATACCCTTTTTCCAACATACTCCTCCCCGTCCTCTAACACCCACAATGTGGTCCAATTTCTTTCTCttggggtttttttttgttgtagtTGTAGTAGTTTTCTCCAACCAACCCTTTTCTCCTCCTCACCCCCTCACCTACTCACGCTCACTACTATTTCCTCTCCCAAAATCAATTTCTTCCATATCCCATTTTTGAATATTAAAAGATCAAGACAGCAACAACATCATCATGAGTTCCTAAGGAAACAATGTATCAGCAAAAACACCAAACCATTTAACTGAACCAGTAATCAAACACCAAACCCCCCATCAACCTCCCAAGCTAGTGACCCCAATAATTGTCACCAAATCTTCTTCTCTGGTTTGGATCTCCCTACCGAACACCCACTCGCCAATACCTCCAATGTTGGAACAAAACCACTTCATAGCCAAGTCTGCTCTCCTTGTCGAAGAGAGGAATGCGATTTGTCAAGGGTGGTGGATTTGTTTGCGGGTTAGTAGATTTGTTATCCTTCATGGTTACAAATATCACTCTTGATTATATCTTCATCTTGTCATTTTAATTCCTCTTCATCCCCTAGTCTTTTCttgtatttattatttttaattatgttTTGTGCCAAAAACAATTTCTGTAATGCGAACCAGGTAGAAAATACAGTGGGTTTATGGTGGAGGAGATGAAAGTGATGTTTACGCACTAGTTTTAATGGAGGATTTTGGGTtataagaagaagatgaagtgggTTCATGGTGGAGGGATTTGAAGTAAGGTTTATGCTTGGTTTCAATGGAGGGTATTGGGAAGAATATGAAGTGGGATTCTGGTTATGGAGTAATGATGAATTAAAAAAGAACTAGTTTTTGACTGAATGAATTTGTTGGTTTCTTTGTATCTAGAAATGTTAAAAGAAGATGAGAGATGTGATATTTGCAATTTGAGATTCGGGATTAAAGAATATTATGATtagtgtaattttattttttgattaataattttaattttattatttttatactcatgaaatttcaattttaaataaaattatacttGTTTTCACTGTCAGCTATATTTTCACATGTGGGTGTGCCACGTCGCCTTGGTCGGGCACGTAGGCAAATGTCATGTGAGCTCTTTCTCCGATTGGACTATTGGTGACTCAGGATTTTATGGTCTTTTTCCCCTTTCCTTTCTTGagctttgtttctttctttttatgtttttgagtcTTATTTAGTGTCTTTGGTGTTAATTGAgtctttttatattttagagACATCATTTACATTGTAGTCCTTCTTAGAGTCTTTATTTGCACTTTTAGTTCTTAggattgagtttttttttttttttgcattctAGTCCTTAGTCTATCATGTTAGAGCATTTGGGGGTAAAGTGGAAATTTCTTTATGAACATGTGCTGAAATACCTTATGAACTTCCATGGATTAAGAGGCATTATTTGATGTTTGTTGTTACAAAGTGAAGGTTTGATGTTCATTTAGTGTGGAGCAAGGACTTTAATGCTCATCAAAGGTTTATAGGAATCTTACTTgatgaagaatgacaaaggcgGGCGATGATTAAGGCTCTAGTGGTTTTAGAATTGAGCAATGATGAGAATAAGAGTTGTTGAAGGCCATAATTGGGGCAAAGTAAGCTGAAAGGAGATCAAAAGATGCTGCAAACAAGGTGTCCACGCATGTGCATGCACCATAGCCACGCACATGCGTAGGGTCAGAATCTTGGCATTTTCAGATGAGttggccacgcatgtgcgtgcactTAGGCCACACACATGCATGGAGGGCCACTGGCATGACACTTTTCCATGCACATGTGTGGGTCAccagttttgtttttttataaataggACCATTGTGTAACTTAGTTTTTATCCTAGATTTTCCAAACAAAGGCTTGGATAACTGTTTTTAGAGCTTTCTTGGAGCTTTTTTCCAAgtttcattatttctttcttagTCATGCTTGACTAATTTTCCTTTTAGCACTTCGAATGTGAATCCTTTTCTTTGTTATattttactttctgagtttgcATGAACAAGGTTTTTCTTCTATGAATATATTTCCCTTTTATAATGttagcttgaatgcatgcaagttatttaGTTTATACTCTTCACAAATGGAAATTTAGTTTTGAATAAGGAACCtgagattagattgatttgttggttacaccttaggaataagggtaggGACTAATAGTTGGTACTAAGGAATTAGACTAACTAGATTGAATTAAAAGTTTTGCATGACTTAAGAAATTAACATGTAAAGACTTAGGCTAAATCAACCATAAAATCAATTCCACGAGCTTCATATACTTTTAGTTGTCTTAAGCATAACTTGGTTTGGTGAAACTAAACCCAAGTGCTAGTCTTTTATCATAATCATCTCTTTGTTTCTTAATCTAGTTCACTTTCAAACTGTATATGTATTGTCTTTTATATTCTTGTGCTATagagagggactaaaattaaaccTCGCTCACTATTAAGGGACCGAAAACATAATTAACCAgatagtgtgtgtttggttttcagttcacATGCGTTCCAAGACAGTTTCAACTGAAAAACACGAATTTCAATGTGCGAATGTGAAAGTAACTCTTAGGTTCTGTTGGATTGAAAGTGCTTTCGAATTGATCTcaactgaaatccaaacacacccaTATTCgttcatctcattttcattcCTACATCCAAACCGAGCATAAGTCTTAGTTTCCAATTAAACAATTTCACTATAGGAGAATCCAATGAATGAACGTATAACTCTAAAAATTATACCTTCACATCTCGATATTCGAGAATGAATGATCCATTCAGTACATGTATGATGACTCAACATAACAGATCTCTATACATATATGAGGTTTATTGGGTGTCCAATACTGTGCATATGTCTCTAACAATCATGATTGTGTCTCTATTGATTGTAGCCAAACTTAAAATCAAACTAAACAATATTTTTGTttgataaaaaattgaaatatggTTTTAAAAAATGGTAAATACCTGGATAAGTGATATATAGTTGCCAGGATTAGCTCCGACTAAAATGTTTCCTATCTCATGCACTGAATGTTCAGCCGCAAGAACATCCCACTGTAGgaaattaacaagtaacaattaatgattatgaaattttaaaaaatcattattctaataaaacaAAAGGTTGTTTAGTTTAGCTTGTGAACCTGAGAGCGTTTAGAAATATCAGttaaaaactcaaaaactttCTGATAATGGTGAGGAAGCCAAAGGGTTGTGGTAGCCACAACAACCGTGCCAGATGGTTGGCCCATTTCAGTGTTTTTGCGAACAGAGAACTTAATCCCGCTAGTATTCTCCATATTTGAAGATGGGAAGTTCATCTCATAACCTGTCATGGATAAACTTTCACAGAACATCTTAACCATTCGACAAGCGAGGTTCATCACGCTTCTCTTCCCTTCATTCGAACAGATCACTGAAAAATGGATAAAGtataataacaaattaaaatagtaTAAGAAAGTAGGCTTTGTCTATCGTGGACTAAGAAAACTTTGTTCAcagttaaatatgtttattttcaaattaattttatttcgtAAGGAGCATATTGTAAATAACATGTACTAAGTGTTTACATGGTTCATGGATGGACCATATCTCAATCAAGTAAGGTAAATAAATGAATAAGCTAAAGAGACTAGGGTCGAGATGACAATTAAAGTGATAACCTCCTCTATGGTCATGATCCTGTGTCTTATCTTCAGAAAAGCAAGTAAATCTCTCACACATCCTTTGGAGCTCCTTTGTCCATCTTTCAGCTCCATATATAATCTTGGTATCAACCAGATCTCTAAACAGCTGGTGTGTTTGCATCTCATCCACTTCCACATGTTCCACCCAGAAAACCTAACATAAAGcacaaataaaatatttttcattgagtaccatcaatttcaaaaaattatCCTATTAGATTCCATCAAAATATTGATTGCATATTGTAGAGAAATAAATTCGAATTTCTGTGCATTTAAGGAATCCTAAATGAGGGAAGTCATAGGTTCATTGTTGCTATATTATAATCACATGGTCTAGATTTaacgaaactattttaagtgTATTGTGACCATTTTAAACATGAGTCATTTGATCTTGATTGGTGACGGATCCCTGACTTCACCGAATATAGAAAGTCTTGATCCAGGGAATCCGGGTCCATTTCGATCATGTACCTAAAGATAAACTCATGTACAATGTTCAACAAAATATATGATTACTAACCCTGCAACTCCCATCAGGTATTTCCTGAATCATGCATCCAGATGGATGTTTCCAAGAGCGAGAAAAAGGGTTGTGTTGTCTAGAGGGATCAACTGACACATCTGTTATCATCCACAAACCAGCCTTAACATGCTCACAATAGCGAAGAAAATGAAATTTGCGAGGTTGCACTAAAGGTGAAAGAACGTGCATTTCCCCACACATCTGTCATTAGAAATATTGTTAAGAAATTGAAGTTAAAGCAAAGAATCTTTAGATAAGGCAATATTTGCACAAAAACATGTACCAACAACAAAGCTCCATTTTGATTGCTTGACAAACCGCTATCAAACACTTTGATTGTTTCTGCTTTAGCAAGAATCGATGGGAAAAGGTTAGCCCATTTGACCTGAAAAGATGAGCTATTGGGTCATATACTGCTCTTATTTGTAAGAGACGCTGCATTATTTAACAAATAAAAGAGTGTCAAGAATCAACTAACCCAAAAGGTTAAAACTTTTAGATGAATTCACatgtattgttttaatttatacTTTTAACACGCCCCTTACACAATCGTCCATTAGTTTTGAAGCGTGGATAATACACAAGCTCATATGCATTGTGCTTGGCCATAAATGATTTAATACCGTGTCATGAATAAACTATCtcaaaagtttaagttgtttGGTGAAAAcacatgaaattttttatattatatttaaaacacAAAGTCACGAGATCTTACCGGATCAAGAAACATCTCAACAAGTTGCATTCCAGATATGTTGACTGTCACTGAATCTTTTGATGATTCTGCACGCACGTTGGGACCAATGAAGTGTTTGTTCTTAGGAAAAAATATCTCATATATTTCAGGATGAAGAGTGAGTTTCCCTTCTTGGGATGAAGAGAGGACCCAAAAGGGCTCATTGTAGAGCAGAAGCTTAGCCAGTTCTCTCGTTGCAGTACTTGCAATACCCTTCATCAGTAACTTCTGATTCTGAAAATCTAGACTTTCCTCCATTGGATTATTGTGCAATGATGCACTGTCACCACCGATAATTGATGTCAAACCAATACTTGAACTTCGAATTCCACCAGCCCCTTGGTTCAACAAACTTGCAAGTGATGGGTCATGTGAAGATCCAATGATGGGAATAAGCCCTTGTTGCAGCTCTTGTTGTGACACTTGACTCCCCATGAGACTTTGAAGACAGTTAGTAACTTTCTCCCactgaaaaaaaattcatcaataaattttaactaattaaaaatgaaattatcgTATAAAATATTTCTTTATTGATATCAAATTTAAAGATGAGAGTCAATTCAATTAGCTCACTAGCCTTATCTTTTAGCTGAGAATTTTCAAGACTCATCTGTTGCATGAAATGTTCATGCTTTTCTTGAGGAAACAGTGGAACCCCACAATCTGTGCAAAAAATCTTCTTCAGTTCATCTCTGTATATGAGGTTTTCTTTCTGAACCCTTTCATTCTCAACTCGAAGAGCACTACTATCTGCTCGTGCGCATTGACTCTTCATGTAGCACATGAGTAAAATGATCAGTACTATAATATGAAAGAGTGTATAAAATAATATATGGATGGTTAATGAGATTATGTTtgtaaaatcttttaaattgatgttcaagtcagaatcaattatgaataGAAAGTCTATTAGGCTGAAGGAAATGAATCACCTTGTGTTGTAGTCTCTTATTCTGGAACCAATACTTAACCTGCTTTGGATCTAGCCCAACCTCTGCAGCTAGTTCACGTCGTTTGGCATCTTTAGGATAACAGCATTCATTGAAGAAACTTTATTTGAAAAGTAAAATTCACAATTAGTTGAGAGATTAGTTAAATAACTACAAAATGCAAATAAACAAGTAATCATGATCGTTCATGATTACAGCTATTagtcatgatttattcttatCATGCTCACATAAGAATATCATTTTCAGATGCACATTTGTCTACAGAAGGTGTATCTCATGAGAAAGATATTTTCATATGAGAATAATTCGCGATTGTTAGATCTTATTATGAATGCttaagattaaaacaatttTATAGTTACATGATCACTTAAAAATGTTATGTGACATTTTTAAGAAGTCACATGATTTCATGTTTTGATGTTGACTActcattattatatatatatatatatatatatatatatatatatatgatcttCTTATGTGAGAATGAcaagaataaatcacgaccttGAGATTTGGTCATAATTGGTTAAgatgaaaataatttaatataccACTCTGCCTCACAGATAAAAATACGTACCAATACCTGCTCTATACCCATGTAAATATCAACTAATTgagttttaaattaatttcataATATCCATGGGTGGGTGTTCACagatatttattaaaatgaaagaatattaaaaaacaattaaaatcattttaagaTAAAAACATGTCACATTCAAATAACAATGGAAAAACCACAAAGTATACTTAATGCTAAATTTCAAATATTAAAACATTAAATACAATTCAACTAtccccccccccacacacatatatatatatatatatatatgggtattttaataattttaaatatcaGGTTCGTGGGCTTGAATATCACAATATTCGTATCCCCTCCAAGAATGAAGAGATAGTGAAAATgtccattaaaaaaatatgtggaTACCCGTTGGTGCGGATAATTTTACCTATAATGAGTTTTATCCGCTAGCATGGGTAATTTTGACATCCCAAAAAtttgtagaaaaaaaattaaaatataaggtGGAGTTCGGCTACCAATGAAAATCTGGttaaatgttatatttttatcttggtCCTTCAAAATCGCATTCGGAGTCACTCCCAATTTTTACATGataggaagagagagaaaaatctcAAACTGCCTAGCTATGCTGAATTTAAATTCACTGGAATCTCAGATTTGTTAAACTCACGTAGTTATGAGATCTGAGACGTCCGATTAAGATTGGTTGAATCttaaacttatatatatatactatctGATCTTGATGAAATATATTAACCCACCAATCTTAGTTAACGGTTTAGATCCATGAAATGCGTGAATGTAGAGTATCGGTGACTATGATGAACCCAAATCCCTGTATTTCTATGTTACCTAGGTAGCATTTTAACTGAGTTTTAATTTTTAGCATCCTATGCAGCTTATTCAACCAAAAAATCACCATAAAATgttgaatttaaaattattttttatttagattaatcATAGCTATTGATTAAAAAATCAATGATTTTTAattttacaaagaaaacatATGTTGTGTTGGTCATGAATCAGAGTGTTTAATTCTTCCTTGAATTGATGCACAATTAGCCTATCATATCCTTTACATGAGAGTTAGTGCTCACTTCAAAGTAAAAATCAAGTAAATTGAAATTTTGATTAAAAGTATTAAAAAGAACCATGACTAAATATTAGCAAAAGAGAACATATTACTCTTGAAGTATCTTTCTTTGAGTGGAGCTAAGACGAGTGTAGCTTCTTTTTCTGTATCCTGAATTCTGAGTGCCATTGTTGCTAGAGCCACCAACACCGGTCACAGAAGAATCCATCGCAAAAACAAACT
This portion of the Lotus japonicus ecotype B-129 chromosome 3, LjGifu_v1.2 genome encodes:
- the LOC130749479 gene encoding homeobox-leucine zipper protein HDG11-like, with translation MGSQVSQQELQQGLIPIIGSSHDPSLASLLNQGAGGIRSSSIGLTSIIGGDSASLHNNPMEESLDFQNQKLLMKGIASTATRELAKLLLYNEPFWVLSSSQEGKLTLHPEIYEIFFPKNKHFIGPNVRAESSKDSVTVNISGMQLVEMFLDPVKWANLFPSILAKAETIKVFDSGLSSNQNGALLLMCGEMHVLSPLVQPRKFHFLRYCEHVKAGLWMITDVSVDPSRQHNPFSRSWKHPSGCMIQEIPDGSCRVFWVEHVEVDEMQTHQLFRDLVDTKIIYGAERWTKELQRMCERFTCFSEDKTQDHDHRGVICSNEGKRSVMNLACRMVKMFCESLSMTGYEMNFPSSNMENTSGIKFSVRKNTEMGQPSGTVVVATTTLWLPHHYQKVFEFLTDISKRSQWDVLAAEHSVHEIGNILVGANPGNYISLIQPLMSNTENNMVILQECSMDPMRSYIVFAPADIPAMNAAIGGGDTSMIQILPSGFVISTDGQTNIENSRGSLLTVAFQILVNSLTADELPVLDVGNAGDVLTLLDSIVENIHSALSSY